DNA sequence from the Prosthecobacter sp. SYSU 5D2 genome:
CATTGAATCTTACAGCTCCGGGGCAGAAGCCGAGGACCCAGGCAGTGAGGAGCATCCCGTAGCGGCAGAAAGCGGCGGTCCAGTGGTGGCAGCCAGCAGGCCAGGGGCCATGACCCGGACGTCCGCCATCGCGATGCTGGACCAGGTGATCCGCTTCTTTGAAACAACGGAGCCATCAAGCCCGGTACCGTTTCTTCTTAACCGGGCGAAGTTCTGCATTGGGAAAAACTTTATGGAACTCATTGATGAACTCGCCGTCACCAAGGATCAGGCTGAGTTAATTCTCAAACCATCTGCAACTTCTGAGTAAAACAAAAAAACTTGACCGTCACCCATCAGTCCACTAAACCCTTTCATTATAAACTTTATCAGAAACCCATATGCCGAAACCTTCTGAGAGCAGCAGCAAATTCATCGAGAGAAACCGTGCACCCCGAGTTCACATTGAATATGAACTGGATGTCAACGGAGCCCAAAAAAAGGTGGAACTGCCTTTTATCATGGGTGTGATGGCGGATCTTTCGGGCAAGCCGACTGAGCCGCTTCCAGCCGTGAAGGACCGCAAGTTCCTGGAGATTGACATGGACAATTTCAATGACCGCATGAAGGCCATCAAGCCTCGTGTGGCCTTCAGCGTGCCGAACGTGCTGTCTGAAGAAGAGGGCAGCAATCTGGCGGTGGACATCTCCTTTGAAAGCATGGATGACTTCTCACCGGAAGTCATCGCCCGGAAGGTGGAACCGCTGCGCAAGCTGCTGGAAGCCCGTACGGAACTGACCAACCTGCTGAGCTACATGGACGGCAAAACGCAGGCGGAAGACCTGATTGCCAAGCTCATCAGTGACGAGGCTTTCCGTAAGTCCGTCACCTCCGCCCCCAAACCGGCGGACGAGACCAGCCCAGCTGCTGCCGAGTAACGTGCCCTTAACCCGTCATTCTCCCAAAACCCATGTCCGCCCAGGCTCAAGCCACGACCCAGCTCCAAGAAAACGTCGCTGAAGTCAGCGAATTCGACCGCCTTCTCGAAACCAGCTTCGCCGCGAAAACCGACGAACGCCGCAGTGCGGTGAAATCTGCCGTGCAGGTGCTCATTGACAGCATTGCCCCCGGTTCCGGTCTCAGTGATGATGCCAT
Encoded proteins:
- the tssB gene encoding type VI secretion system contractile sheath small subunit translates to MPKPSESSSKFIERNRAPRVHIEYELDVNGAQKKVELPFIMGVMADLSGKPTEPLPAVKDRKFLEIDMDNFNDRMKAIKPRVAFSVPNVLSEEEGSNLAVDISFESMDDFSPEVIARKVEPLRKLLEARTELTNLLSYMDGKTQAEDLIAKLISDEAFRKSVTSAPKPADETSPAAAE